A window from Oncorhynchus mykiss isolate Arlee chromosome 9, USDA_OmykA_1.1, whole genome shotgun sequence encodes these proteins:
- the LOC110531703 gene encoding tumor necrosis factor ligand superfamily member 12: protein MIAGECGTTMHRILQRRTVRKLRFVWVFMAMVALSLAACSALFTAWTWRQTLDLSQSVKTLQDRLEQVNTQRKAIVQLIMEKRELLVGQRVKRDGGTGKGKSGNGKKVASQFEITKESVQKVGADGLIKGWTDSEQLNMSKAVKYNTDRGTFTVERAGVYFLYCQVLFNENQSQLVKLEVAVVKSGQPLQKLQCMEGYGTTPASGSHQFHFLKPCQVSGLLRLEKGAELQAITGAGFSLHTTGKHYLSLFKVN, encoded by the exons ATGATAGCCGGGGAATGTGGAACGACCATGCATCGAATTCTACAGAGGAGAACAGTGCGCAAACTTCGCTTCGTCTGGGTATTCATGGCCATGGTGGCTCTGTCGCTCGCCGCCTGTAGCGCACTATTTACGGCGTGGACCTGGAGACAGACGCTGGACCTGTCCCAGTCCGTTAAAACTCTGCAAGACCGATTGGAGCAA GTGAACACTCAGCGTAAGGCCATTGTCCAACTCATCATGGAGAAGAGAGAGTTGCTGGTTGGGCAAAGGGTGAAAAGAGATG GGGGAACTGGGAAAGGGAAGAGTGGAAATGGAAAGAAAGTGGCTTCTCAGTTTGAGA TAACCAAAGAGTCTGTTCAGAAAG TGGGAGCTGATGGCTTGATAAAAGGATGGACGGACTCGGAGCAGTTGAATATGAGCAAAGCTGTGAAGTACAACACAGACAGAGGCACCTTCACAGTGGAGAGAGCTGGAGTCTACTTCCTCTACTGTCAG GTGTTGTTCAATGAGAATCAGTCTCAGCTGGTGAAGTTGGAAGTGGCGGTGGTGAAGAGCGGCCAGCCGCTGCAGAAGCTGCAGTGCATGGAGGGCTATGGCACTACACCTGCATCCGGATCCCACCAGTTCCACTTTCTCAAACCCTGCCAGGTGTCTGGCCTGCTGCGGCTAGAGAAGGGGGCAGAGCTACAGGCCATCACAGGCGCCGGCTTCAGCCTCCACACCACGGGGAAGCACTACTTAAGCCTCTTCAAGGTCAACTGA